In one Nicotiana sylvestris chromosome 8, ASM39365v2, whole genome shotgun sequence genomic region, the following are encoded:
- the LOC138875321 gene encoding uncharacterized protein, whose product MERYRNKIGLAQAISNVSNKIWAFIDEVFEVTIMYNMVQQLTLRLVHTESHVEFVITLIYAKCDVIERIELWDSLYEMTRDMNAPWLVGGDFNNEIDDFRHCVNTCNLFDLGFKDSIFTWWNGRAEEDCIFKRLDRCLANLQFQQTFPGIEVQHLAKTGSDHSPMYLKCDTETPPIKKPFKFLNFWVEHATFKDVVRDNWTADFNANPFIIHNHKLKKLKKALSLWSKATFGNIFQKIESMKEVVMVHEAEFEANPTGMNRERLQKV is encoded by the exons ATGGAAAGGTACAGAAACAAGATAGGACTTGCACAAGCAATTTCAAATGTTTCCAACAAGATCTGGGCATTCATAGATGAAGTATTTGAAGTAACTATCATGTACAATATGGTGCAACAATTAACACTACGATTGGTTCATACTGAATCGCATGTGGAGTTTGTTATAACTTTGATATATGCTAAATGTGATGTAATTGAGAGGATAGAACTATGGGATTCATTATATGAAATGACAAGGGATATGAATGCACCATGGCTAGTAGGGGGAGATTTCAAT aatgaaattgatgattttcgaCACTGCGTCAACACTTGCAATCTCTTCGATCTTGGATTTAAAGATAGCATATTCACATGGTGGAATGGAAGAGCAGAGGAAGACTGTATATTCAAAAGACTAGACAGATGCTTGGCCAATTTACAATTCCAACAAACATTTCCAGGAATAGAGGTGCAACATTTGGCAAAGACTGGTTCCGATCATAGTCCAATGTATCTGAAGTGTGATACTGAGACTCCACCAATAAAAAAGCCTTTTAAGTTCTTGAATTTTTGGGTGGAACATGCAACTTTTAAAGACGTGGTGAGAGACAACTGGACAGCCGATTTCAATGCAAATCCTTTTATTATTCATAatcacaagttaaaaaaattaaagaaagccctttcattgtggagtaaggctacttttggaaatattttccaaaaaatagAAAGCATGAAGGAGGTAGTGATGGTTCACGAAGCAGAATTTGAAGCAAATCCTACAGGGATGAACAGGGAAAGACTACAAAAGGTTTAG